aaatttacatGTCAGGTCCTTGAAACTGCAGGTggtcacattttagtcctttggcaccattggtgccgccaatctctttggcacctttggtgccacCAATGTGATTGGCCTGATCAGGCTGTTGttagtttttttctatttttttgtatattttgataaataaaaaaattttataatattttggtaaataaaaaaattataatattttggtaaattttattttttatattattttgtaaaaacccTGTTAAAAAGGGTTTCTTAAGCCTTTGTTTTTAATGATAAggttttaattaatgaaaaatataatattttaaaatacttataatACCCTCCCACTCTCCATCAATATGGTTAACTAAAActccattttcttcttcactaaaagcttcatcttcttcttcttctttacaaTATTAAATTGTCCGAGTTTTGAAGAACATCGAGaaagttaaaaacaataaaaaagaaggTTCTCGCCAGTTATTAATTGTACTGGTTGTTTCAGGTTAAAGATTTCGATGGGTATATTCAATTATATCATATGGCTTTTGTCCGGTGGAGTTCGCGGCTGGAGGAAGTGACCGGACCAGCGCCGGAGATAGAGGCGGCTCAAGGGCTTgttagaaaaggaaaagaataagaACTGGGTTCGAAATAAATATCCAGAAACGAGGAAAGGAAATTTGAgactttatttgttttgattaaaaatcgTTTTTGAACTTTTTCCCCGTATTTTTAGTAAAACATTCAATctgaacaaaacaaaataataccaaagtatattttagggtaaaatgccctaaaataaaattgtaatattaaaatattttctaaaataataaattattaatattgaattatttaatataaataatatttaattttaatatttaaaataaaaataaaaatattattactataataatattagagttgattcaaattaatttttataaaaaataaaattactcgTAAAAAACACTCTTTCAAATGAATAACTAGTGCTTTTCGTaagtcaatttaaaaaaaaaaaaaacaccttaTTTTTCGTTTGTCTGTTGACCATGTGTTCTCCAAGAAACAAACACAAGGAAATACAAAAAACATTTTCCACAAATCAGTTTGTGAAACAAACCTATATGAACCCGGAGCTAGAGAATTACGGTGCCTTAAACAACGCAAAAAGAGAATTCCTTGCATGTACAAGTCAAAACACATTCTGAAATGTGAAATCATATTATAGCGCTCAAACAGATGTTCAAGGAAAACTAATAAAGGGACAAAAATGATGCTCATATAACTGCATCTAAACCATAATTCTACTTTTTAGActttgatataacaaaaagtAGCTCCTGCTTACACTTTAATGGCATATTTCCTTAGTGGGAAGTACATCTCCTTCTTCTTTTCACGCTGTGTCTTCAAAGATGCCTGCATATAAACCCAGAAAATCAAACTAGTAAATTAGACTATGATTGGAAAGAATGCAAGATGTCCCACGAATGTAGCCTTTTGCAAAAACTATGATCTACTCGGATCTTTTCAATAAGTACCAAACATCAAGAACCAAGTTAAAGACAAACGCATGCACTCTGATACAATAGTCCTGAAGTTTAACGATAACATTAACACACACCCGTACTTATGCCAAAAGTCATAAAGCACAACCTAAACTCTAGGTAAATCGAATTCCACACCAGTACTTAATTGGTTAATCGTGTTCCAACATCAGTACTTAATTCCGGCACCAATTCAACGTTAAAAGCCCTATATACTTAATTGGTTGACCATAATATCTTTCAAATATGTACCTCCTTACACAAGCAATTGCCAATCACTCAGAAACCTTAAATCCTGTAACAAGATTTATTTCTTAggactaaaaataaatattggccATACCCATTCCCTCAAAAGAACAACTATTATTAGATCCATTTCATCCTGGGCTCAGCCATTTCAATCCCTCCCCTGTTTACTATCAATGTTATTGACCTTACCATAAACAAAGACAGCCAGCATTATCTGAAActtgctttaaaattttcagagtTAACATCACAAATTCACCGTACCATCACATTAATATTTTAGgcgttttaacaacaaaatcttCAATTATTTCATAATGTTGAAAACAAAATCTAAATGGACCTGATGTTTAGTAAGGCGGCGGCGAATGGCACGAGTCTTCTTGGGACGGAGATCCAAAGGGAGGaactttttcttcttataaGCTTCTCTAAGCGCAGATTTTTGCTTCTGCGAAATCACCGTCAAAACCTGCGCGATCGATAACCTCACAACTTTTctgcaataaaaaaaaaaaaccatacatTTCAGGATCAAAATCTGCACATGCAATTGGGAATTAAAGAGAAAAGgagagaggaaaaaaaagggCTAATTCCTTACATCTTGGAGAGCTTATTAGGGGCGCCGTCTGTGACCTTAGCGACGCGGAGGAGAGCAAGTTCAGCTTTCAAGTCCTTCAATTGGCTTAGCAGCTCCGTCTTGGACATGTTCCTTAACTCGTGAACCTTTATCCTCGCTTCAAaaccaaaagtaaaaaataaaatttacgacCATTGAAAATCACTTTGAAATTATAATGGAGGTGAATTTGAGCTTGTTTCTGTTACCCGTTGTCGAGTTTTGCTGCCGCGGCTGCTTAATCTCTTCTCAGAGACCCTAGAATTTGAAAGGAAGAAATAGAACCTTTGGTTTTTACGACTTCGGAGCTGCAATTAGGCATTTTGGAGCGTTGCAATCTGGCAGGCTTTTCTTAAATTGGGCAATGTTTCTCGGCCCAACCAGACTTTTAAATTTGGGTTCAGACTTGgaagtccttttcttttaagaGAGAAGAAATTAGTCCGTTAAGttaaaacaatccaaaaatttacttaaccgattaattttatattttattacataaagtTGAATTATTCACTCCGACTCAGatgatttagattttttttttctacaagtcgaattttattagttaataataCACTAACAGTGTTAGCATAAATGtcataataaaatacatattaatagtttaaatattacattAGACATTTTcaatatacataatcatataaaatattttattaaagtataggtaccataataaaataaataattatagtttAGGTACAACATTGGACATTTGCAAGTATAAATACCACATTAGATCTTTTGTAAAAGTATATGTACCAAATGTGGCATCTTTcttataaaattgataattgataACTAACTGGCTTAACCTATTAATAGTACaaagtcaaattaaaatcaaattaacttaCTCTTCGCTTAGCTTTCCTCATCTtctataaaattcctttttagttcttttctcattttcttggGATTATAgaagaataaatatttttaacaaaatgttCAAAGTCAATGTCTTCGTCCAAAAACTTCAACATTCTAAGTAATTagttttaatatcatatatgttGCATATGAATTTatgcatttaatatttaattactttttaaatattatattttaattgcgtaattagtgtaaaatattttttatttgaacgattgaatataataaaatatattaacttatcaattttattagccctaatttttcaaatatttgtatataacAAAGTCAGACTTTAAAGTCTCACGTAgccaaaatttgaaataaattaatatgaccttgtaaatttcttttaaagtatttataaagtcatcaattaattaaaatggctAAATGCCTTTGAAAAATATTGATTCAAAGACCATTTTTACCTTATTGGGACACTTCTACTGATACAAGTGCATACTTGTATCGATAGAAATAAGTCAAAAAGCACCCTAAGCATTATATTAGACTTCTATCGATACTTGGGGGCTACCGATACATCTGCAGTTCTATCGGTACTTAGGAGAAGTTCTACTAACAAAAGTGAGTCAGTAAGCATTTTTCGGTTCCCATGCACCTTTTATTGATACATATATCGCTACAAGTATGAATCCTTGAAACCCTAAGACTTCTACCAATACATCAAGCTCCAACAGTCACattttttaagacttttaccgGCACAAGTCCACTTGTACCAATACAAGTGGTTTGCAGTCTACAATTAATGCTCAAATTTAATGTTGTAATGACTTTAATTTACTCTCAACGTCTCAAAATGTCCTCAAGGTTTTTAGAAGGCAAAAATGCAAGTCAATAGCTCCATATTGAAGACAATAAAcaaatttgtaaagtgaatggtacaaaaattcaaccttttcattgatattctctttgttcttcatACAAATACTTGGGTAATCATCTCTTTTATACTTTTCCAGTGTTGTATTATCATTGAGTGAGCTTTAACATTATAATATCTTCCTTTGAGAGGGGTTTTTAATCCTTCTTACTGTATCTCAAATTTGTAAGGGTTGCTTAAGGTTTTTGGGTAAAAAACCTCAAAGGAAGTGGCTCTATTTTGCCTAGTGAAAAGATAGTGTCTTGTAAAGGTTAAAGATTGTCCTTGAAAGATTAAAATCTAGtgaattttagaaattcttagTTTTGGTAAGTTGAGGTAATGGAGATAGACAATTAGTGTAGtagcccatttttagtaaaatcagaatagtggtttcgagaccacaaattcgatgtgagaataattattttattattattttaatgtctaaaaCATGTTAGTagtatcgtataaaaatttcgttaagaaattttaccgtttgcatgcttaatttaa
The nucleotide sequence above comes from Gossypium raimondii isolate GPD5lz chromosome 13, ASM2569854v1, whole genome shotgun sequence. Encoded proteins:
- the LOC105765474 gene encoding 60S ribosomal protein L35 is translated as MSKTELLSQLKDLKAELALLRVAKVTDGAPNKLSKIKVVRLSIAQVLTVISQKQKSALREAYKKKKFLPLDLRPKKTRAIRRRLTKHQASLKTQREKKKEMYFPLRKYAIKV